Proteins encoded together in one Streptomyces sp. TLI_171 window:
- the secF gene encoding protein translocase subunit SecF encodes MSLRNIGHRLYQGEVSFDFVGKRKIWYSISGVIVLVAAIGLAMGLHLGIEFKGGSVYTVNKPGLTVSQAKDAANKIINSNTALVQTTDKGDVRVQISAENSVSATTFTKEFSAAVGVQEKDINAQVIGPSWGSDISKKALTGLIVFMVLVTIYLAIAFEWRMAVAALVALIHDLLITIGVYALVGFEVTPGTVIGFLTILGYSLYDTVVVFDTVKENTRGLTKQSRRTYSEAANHGLNQTLVRSINTTVVALLPVSALLFIGGGILGAGTLNDISLALFIGLAAGAYSSICVATPLLAQLKEQTPDMKALAKRVAQRRAAEAKAAAEAEARGEVLDSEDVPEDEVPAGMVGQRNQPTSRSRGKGRPSGKR; translated from the coding sequence ATGTCGCTCCGCAACATCGGTCACCGCCTCTACCAGGGCGAGGTCTCGTTCGACTTCGTCGGCAAGCGGAAGATCTGGTACTCGATCTCCGGCGTGATCGTCCTGGTGGCCGCGATCGGCCTGGCCATGGGCCTGCACCTGGGCATCGAGTTCAAGGGCGGCTCGGTGTACACCGTGAACAAGCCCGGACTGACGGTGTCCCAGGCCAAGGACGCCGCCAACAAGATCATCAACTCCAACACCGCGCTGGTGCAGACCACCGACAAGGGTGACGTCCGGGTCCAGATCAGCGCCGAGAACTCGGTCTCCGCGACCACCTTCACCAAGGAGTTCTCCGCGGCCGTCGGTGTCCAGGAGAAGGACATCAACGCCCAGGTGATCGGCCCCTCCTGGGGTTCCGACATCTCCAAGAAGGCCCTGACCGGCCTGATCGTCTTCATGGTCCTGGTGACCATCTACCTGGCGATCGCCTTCGAGTGGCGGATGGCGGTGGCCGCCCTGGTCGCCCTGATCCACGACCTCCTGATCACCATCGGCGTCTACGCCCTGGTCGGCTTCGAGGTCACCCCGGGCACCGTGATCGGCTTCCTGACCATCCTCGGCTACTCGCTCTACGACACGGTCGTCGTCTTCGACACCGTGAAGGAGAACACCCGGGGCCTGACCAAGCAGTCCCGCCGCACCTACAGCGAGGCCGCCAACCACGGCCTCAACCAGACCCTGGTGCGTTCCATCAACACCACGGTCGTCGCCCTGCTCCCGGTCTCCGCCCTGCTGTTCATCGGCGGCGGCATCCTCGGCGCCGGCACCCTGAACGACATCTCGCTGGCGCTGTTCATCGGCCTCGCCGCCGGTGCCTACTCCTCGATCTGCGTCGCCACCCCGCTGCTCGCGCAGCTCAAGGAGCAGACCCCGGACATGAAGGCGCTGGCCAAGCGGGTCGCGCAGCGCCGCGCCGCCGAGGCCAAGGCCGCCGCCGAGGCGGAGGCCCGTGGCGAGGTCCTCGACAGCGAGGACGTGCCGGAGGACGAGGTTCCGGCAGGTATGGTCGGACAGCGTAACCAGCCGACCAGCCGCTCCCGGGGCAAGGGACGGCCGTCCGGCAAGCGCTGA
- the secD gene encoding protein translocase subunit SecD, whose amino-acid sequence MATPKSRSRDGYPGRALALILVVTVGLVALMFGTGYTKPRLGIDLAGGTSVTLTAKSDDPSAINKTNLDTAVGIIQKRVNGMGVSEAEVQTQGNSNIIVNIPDGGNTQQSIDKVGDTAKLYFRPVLASAPTGVTAQASPEPSGSASPSAAASAAATGSPSPSASASKAGRAVSGALQADPSASASASASASATASGSAAASPSAAAGTPSAADMSAALTQGTVPAELKQQFDALDCSVESQRVNYQKTNDPAANAVACSYDAEQSIWYKFALGGVAVNGSDVSKAQAVYDTQSGKGWMVDLSFNDTGSNAFRDTTGKLATQAAPANQFAIVLDGQVVSHPYVSEAIAGGSAVISGTFSQEEAKSLANVLSYGALPLDFVKSDVTTVSPQLGSEQLEAGLVAGLIGMALVVLYSLVYYRGLGLVSIAGLVVSAILTYSIMSLLGAGIGFALNLPAVCGAIVAIGITADSFIVYFERIRDEVREGAQLRAAVQRAWPRARRTILVSDFVSFLCAAVLYLVSVGKVQGFAFTLGLTTLLDVVVIFLFTKPLITLLARTKFFASGHPWSGLDPKRLGARPPIRGSRRRSTSNRTQEV is encoded by the coding sequence GTGGCAACACCCAAGTCGCGGTCGCGCGACGGATACCCGGGACGGGCGCTGGCGCTCATCCTGGTGGTCACCGTCGGCCTTGTGGCCCTCATGTTCGGGACGGGCTACACCAAGCCCCGTCTCGGTATCGACCTCGCCGGCGGCACCAGCGTCACGCTGACCGCGAAGTCGGACGATCCTTCTGCGATCAACAAGACCAATCTGGACACCGCCGTCGGCATCATCCAGAAGCGTGTCAACGGCATGGGCGTCTCCGAGGCGGAGGTCCAGACCCAGGGCAACAGCAACATCATCGTCAACATCCCCGACGGTGGTAACACGCAGCAGTCGATCGACAAGGTCGGCGACACCGCCAAGCTCTACTTCCGCCCCGTGCTGGCCTCCGCGCCGACCGGTGTGACCGCGCAGGCCAGCCCCGAGCCGTCCGGTTCGGCCTCGCCGAGCGCCGCCGCCTCGGCCGCCGCCACCGGCTCCCCGTCGCCGAGCGCCTCGGCCAGCAAGGCCGGCCGCGCCGTCTCCGGCGCCCTGCAGGCCGACCCGAGCGCGTCCGCCTCGGCGTCCGCGAGCGCCTCGGCCACCGCGTCCGGCTCCGCCGCCGCCTCGCCGAGCGCCGCCGCCGGCACCCCGAGCGCCGCCGACATGAGCGCCGCGCTGACCCAGGGCACCGTCCCGGCCGAGCTGAAGCAGCAGTTCGACGCGCTGGACTGCTCGGTGGAGTCGCAGCGGGTCAACTACCAGAAGACCAACGACCCGGCCGCGAACGCGGTGGCCTGCTCGTACGACGCCGAGCAGAGCATCTGGTACAAGTTCGCGCTCGGCGGCGTGGCCGTGAACGGCTCGGACGTCTCCAAGGCGCAGGCCGTCTACGACACCCAGAGCGGCAAGGGCTGGATGGTCGACCTGTCGTTCAACGACACCGGCTCCAACGCCTTCCGCGACACCACCGGCAAGCTCGCCACCCAGGCCGCCCCGGCGAACCAGTTCGCGATCGTGCTGGACGGCCAGGTCGTCTCGCACCCGTACGTCTCGGAGGCGATCGCCGGCGGCAGCGCGGTGATCTCCGGCACCTTCTCCCAGGAGGAGGCCAAGTCGCTGGCCAACGTGCTGAGCTACGGCGCCCTCCCGCTGGACTTCGTGAAGAGCGACGTCACCACCGTCTCCCCGCAGCTCGGCTCCGAGCAGCTGGAGGCCGGCCTGGTCGCGGGTCTGATCGGCATGGCGCTGGTGGTCCTCTACTCGCTGGTCTACTACCGCGGTCTGGGCCTGGTCTCGATCGCCGGTCTGGTGGTCTCCGCGATCCTCACCTACTCGATCATGAGCCTGCTCGGCGCCGGCATCGGCTTCGCGCTGAACCTGCCCGCGGTCTGCGGTGCGATCGTCGCGATCGGCATCACCGCCGACTCCTTCATCGTGTACTTCGAGCGCATCCGCGACGAGGTCCGCGAGGGCGCGCAGCTGCGGGCCGCCGTGCAGCGCGCCTGGCCGCGCGCCCGCCGCACCATCCTGGTCTCGGACTTCGTGTCCTTCCTGTGTGCCGCGGTGCTGTACCTGGTCTCGGTCGGCAAGGTGCAGGGCTTCGCCTTCACCCTGGGCCTGACCACCCTGCTCGACGTCGTGGTGATCTTCCTGTTCACCAAGCCGCTGATCACCCTGCTGGCGCGGACCAAGTTCTTCGCCAGCGGCCACCCGTGGTCCGGCCTGGACCCGAAGCGGCTCGGCGCCCGTCCGCCGATCCGCGGCTCCCGCCGCCGCTCCACCTCCAACCGGACCCAGGAGGTCTGA
- the yajC gene encoding preprotein translocase subunit YajC, with protein MNLIIIIVPLLMMFLLFRSQKKRQAQMQNTQSSLQPGAGVRTIGGMYALVKAVNDETVELEVAPGVVAHYTKGAIAAVLEPLEYDAIINGRPAEDEAVEDSAEDAAVDADADEKPLSLSKDEAKADAEAPESK; from the coding sequence GTGAACCTGATCATCATCATCGTCCCGCTGCTCATGATGTTCCTGCTCTTCCGCTCGCAGAAGAAGCGGCAGGCGCAGATGCAGAACACCCAGAGCTCGCTGCAGCCGGGCGCGGGTGTGCGCACCATCGGCGGCATGTACGCCCTGGTGAAGGCGGTCAACGACGAGACGGTCGAGCTGGAGGTCGCCCCCGGCGTGGTGGCCCACTACACCAAGGGTGCGATCGCGGCCGTCCTCGAGCCGCTGGAGTACGACGCGATCATCAACGGCCGCCCGGCCGAGGACGAGGCCGTCGAGGACTCCGCCGAGGACGCCGCGGTGGACGCGGACGCCGACGAGAAGCCGCTGAGCCTGTCCAAGGACGAGGCGAAGGCCGACGCCGAGGCTCCCGAGAGCAAGTAG
- the ruvB gene encoding Holliday junction branch migration DNA helicase RuvB, translating into MSPYESEPVDRLVTASADGEDQAVEAALRPRLLDEFIGQERVREQLSLVLQAARKRGAAPDHVLLSGPPGLGKTTLSMIIAAELNAPIRITSGPAIQHAGDLAAILSSLTEGEVLFLDEIHRMSRPAEEMLYMAMEDFRVDVIVGKGPGATAIPLELPPFTLVGATTRAGLLPPPLRDRFGFTGHMEFYAPAELERVVHRSAGLLDVEIDPAGAAEIAGRSRGTPRIANRLLRRVRDFAQVRHDGLVTREIAAQALQVYEVDARGLDRLDRAVLGALLKLFGGGPVGLSTLAVAVGEEAETVEEVAEPFLVREGLLARTPRGRIATAAAWQHLGLTPPQAAGAPRGAQGELWADGKA; encoded by the coding sequence ATGAGCCCGTACGAGTCCGAGCCCGTTGACCGCCTGGTGACGGCGTCCGCCGACGGCGAGGACCAGGCGGTGGAGGCGGCGCTCCGGCCGCGGCTGCTGGACGAGTTCATCGGTCAGGAGCGGGTGCGCGAGCAGCTGTCGCTGGTACTGCAGGCGGCCCGCAAGCGCGGGGCGGCGCCGGACCACGTGCTGCTGAGCGGCCCGCCCGGGCTGGGCAAGACCACCCTGTCGATGATCATCGCGGCGGAGCTGAACGCCCCGATCCGGATCACCTCGGGCCCCGCGATCCAGCACGCCGGCGACCTGGCGGCGATCCTCTCCTCGCTGACCGAGGGCGAGGTGCTGTTCCTCGACGAGATCCACCGGATGTCCCGGCCCGCCGAGGAGATGCTCTACATGGCGATGGAGGACTTCCGGGTCGACGTGATCGTCGGCAAGGGCCCGGGCGCGACCGCGATCCCGCTGGAGCTGCCGCCGTTCACCCTGGTCGGGGCGACCACCAGGGCCGGCCTGCTGCCGCCGCCGCTGCGCGACCGGTTCGGGTTCACCGGGCACATGGAGTTCTACGCCCCGGCGGAGCTGGAACGGGTGGTGCACCGCTCGGCGGGCCTGCTGGACGTGGAGATCGACCCGGCGGGCGCGGCGGAGATCGCCGGCCGCTCCCGGGGCACGCCGCGGATCGCCAACCGGCTGCTGCGCCGGGTGCGGGACTTCGCGCAGGTCCGCCACGACGGGCTGGTCACCCGGGAGATCGCCGCGCAGGCGCTGCAGGTCTACGAGGTCGACGCGCGCGGCCTGGACCGGCTGGACCGGGCGGTGCTCGGGGCGCTGCTGAAGCTGTTCGGCGGCGGCCCGGTGGGCCTCTCGACCCTGGCGGTGGCGGTCGGCGAGGAGGCGGAGACGGTCGAGGAGGTCGCTGAACCTTTCCTGGTCCGGGAGGGCCTGCTGGCGCGCACCCCGCGCGGGCGGATCGCCACCGCGGCGGCCTGGCAGCACCTCGGGCTGACCCCGCCGCAGGCGGCCGGGGCGCCGCGCGGGGCGCAGGGCGAGCTGTGGGCGGACGGAAAGGCCTAG
- the ruvA gene encoding Holliday junction branch migration protein RuvA, translating into MIAFVQGPVAVVGAGVAVVEVGGVGMAVQCTPNTLASLRVGEVARLATSLVVREDSLTLFGFVDDDERATFEVLQAAPGVGPKLAQAILGVHSPEALRVAIAGGDEKALIAVPGIGKAKAAKLLLEYKDKLGAPHGSVPAQKPVASGPAPWHEQLHSALVGLGYAPREADEAVSRVTPDAEAQPVPDVGALLRLALRGLNRAR; encoded by the coding sequence ATGATCGCCTTCGTGCAGGGGCCGGTTGCGGTGGTGGGGGCCGGGGTGGCCGTGGTGGAGGTGGGGGGCGTGGGGATGGCGGTGCAGTGCACGCCGAACACCCTGGCCTCGCTGCGGGTGGGGGAGGTCGCGCGGTTGGCGACCTCGCTGGTGGTGCGGGAGGACTCGCTGACGCTGTTCGGGTTCGTGGACGACGACGAGCGGGCGACGTTCGAGGTGCTGCAGGCGGCGCCGGGCGTGGGGCCGAAGCTGGCGCAGGCGATCCTGGGGGTGCACTCGCCGGAGGCGCTGCGGGTCGCGATCGCGGGCGGCGACGAGAAGGCGCTGATCGCGGTGCCCGGGATCGGCAAGGCGAAGGCGGCGAAGCTGCTGCTGGAGTACAAGGACAAACTGGGCGCCCCGCACGGGTCGGTGCCGGCGCAGAAGCCGGTGGCGAGCGGTCCGGCGCCGTGGCACGAGCAACTGCATTCGGCGCTGGTGGGCCTGGGCTACGCTCCGCGGGAGGCGGACGAGGCGGTGTCGCGGGTGACGCCGGACGCCGAGGCGCAGCCCGTGCCGGACGTCGGCGCGCTGCTGCGGCTGGCACTGCGGGGCCTGAACCGCGCACGCTGA
- the ruvC gene encoding crossover junction endodeoxyribonuclease RuvC: MRVLGVDPGLTRCGVGVVEGLPGRQLTMLGVGVVRTPAEDEIGPRLLAIEQGLEQWLDRYSPELVAVERVFAQHNVRTVMGTAQASAVAVLCATRRGIPVTLHTPSEVKAAVTGSGRADKAQVTAMVTRLLRLDAPPKPADAADALALAICHIWRGGTTNRLTAAIKAHTGGGTWHGARPADPSDAPRAASGRPRSSAASLRRGDPQRP, translated from the coding sequence TTGCGAGTGCTGGGTGTGGACCCTGGGCTGACCAGGTGCGGCGTCGGGGTCGTCGAGGGGCTGCCCGGGCGGCAGTTGACCATGCTCGGCGTCGGCGTGGTCCGGACGCCCGCGGAGGACGAGATCGGCCCGCGACTGCTCGCCATCGAGCAGGGGCTGGAGCAGTGGCTCGACCGCTACTCGCCCGAACTCGTCGCCGTGGAGCGGGTGTTCGCGCAGCACAACGTCCGCACCGTGATGGGCACCGCGCAGGCCTCGGCGGTCGCCGTGCTGTGCGCGACCCGGCGCGGGATCCCGGTCACGCTGCACACCCCGAGCGAGGTCAAGGCGGCCGTCACCGGCTCGGGGCGCGCGGACAAGGCCCAGGTCACGGCGATGGTCACCCGGCTGCTCCGGCTCGACGCCCCGCCCAAGCCCGCCGACGCGGCGGACGCGCTGGCGCTGGCGATCTGTCACATCTGGCGCGGTGGAACGACCAACCGGCTGACGGCGGCGATCAAGGCGCACACGGGCGGCGGGACGTGGCACGGTGCGCGACCGGCGGATCCGTCCGACGCGCCCCGGGCGGCGTCCGGCCGGCCGCGCAGTTCCGCCGCCTCCCTTCGCCGGGGGGACCCGCAGCGCCCCTGA
- a CDS encoding YebC/PmpR family DNA-binding transcriptional regulator has product MSGHSKWATTKHKKAAIDAKRGKLFAKMIKNIEVAARTGGGDPAGNPTLYDAIQKAKKSSVPIDNINRAVKRGSGAEAGGADYSTIMYEGYGPNGVAVLIECLTDNRNRAASDVRVAMTRNGGNMADPGSVSYLFNRKGVVIVPKADGVDEDKILDVVLDAGAEEVNDLGEAFEVMSEATDMVAVRTALVDAGIDYDSADANFVPSMQVELDADGARKIFKLIDALEDSDDVQNVFANFDVSDEIMAELDA; this is encoded by the coding sequence ATGTCCGGCCACTCTAAGTGGGCTACCACCAAGCACAAGAAGGCCGCGATCGACGCCAAGCGCGGCAAGCTCTTCGCCAAGATGATCAAGAACATCGAGGTGGCGGCGCGCACCGGCGGCGGCGACCCCGCGGGCAACCCGACGCTCTACGACGCCATCCAGAAGGCGAAGAAGAGCTCCGTCCCGATCGACAACATCAACCGCGCCGTCAAGCGCGGCTCCGGCGCGGAGGCCGGCGGCGCCGACTACTCGACGATCATGTACGAGGGCTACGGCCCCAACGGCGTGGCCGTCCTGATCGAGTGCCTCACCGACAACCGCAACCGCGCGGCCTCCGACGTGCGCGTCGCGATGACCCGCAACGGCGGCAACATGGCCGACCCGGGCTCGGTCTCCTACCTGTTCAACCGCAAGGGCGTGGTGATCGTCCCCAAGGCCGACGGGGTGGACGAGGACAAGATCCTGGACGTCGTCCTGGACGCCGGCGCCGAAGAGGTCAACGACCTCGGCGAGGCGTTCGAGGTGATGTCCGAGGCCACCGACATGGTCGCCGTGCGCACCGCGCTGGTCGACGCGGGCATCGACTACGACTCCGCCGACGCCAACTTCGTGCCCAGCATGCAGGTCGAGCTGGACGCCGACGGCGCCCGCAAGATCTTCAAGCTGATCGACGCCCTCGAGGACAGCGACGACGTGCAGAACGTCTTCGCCAACTTCGACGTCTCCGACGAGATCATGGCCGAACTCGACGCCTGA
- the pdxT gene encoding pyridoxal 5'-phosphate synthase glutaminase subunit PdxT produces the protein MSTPTIGVLALQGDVREHLVALAAADAVARPVRRPEELAEVDALVMPGGESTTISKLAVLFGLMEPLRERVRAGLPVYGTCAGMIMLADKILDGRDDQETVGGIDMTVRRNAFGRQNESFETAIPFAGLPGDPVTGVFIRAPWVEAVGAGVEVLAEVPAADGPDARIVAVRQGNLLATSFHPELTGDHRVHEYFVRMVEAAGR, from the coding sequence GTGAGCACCCCCACCATCGGCGTCCTGGCCCTGCAGGGCGATGTCCGCGAGCACCTGGTCGCGCTCGCCGCCGCCGACGCGGTGGCCCGACCGGTCCGCCGCCCCGAGGAGCTGGCCGAGGTCGACGCCCTGGTGATGCCGGGCGGCGAGTCCACCACCATCTCCAAGCTCGCCGTGCTGTTCGGCCTGATGGAGCCGCTGCGCGAGCGGGTCCGGGCCGGCCTGCCGGTCTACGGCACCTGCGCGGGCATGATCATGCTGGCCGACAAGATCCTGGACGGGCGGGACGACCAGGAGACCGTCGGCGGGATCGACATGACGGTCCGGCGGAACGCCTTCGGCCGGCAGAACGAGTCCTTCGAGACCGCCATCCCGTTCGCCGGCCTGCCCGGCGACCCGGTCACCGGCGTCTTCATCCGGGCCCCCTGGGTGGAGGCGGTCGGCGCGGGCGTCGAGGTGCTGGCCGAGGTCCCGGCCGCCGACGGCCCGGACGCCCGGATCGTCGCCGTGCGGCAGGGCAACCTGCTCGCCACCTCCTTCCACCCGGAGCTGACCGGCGACCACCGCGTCCACGAGTACTTCGTGCGGATGGTCGAGGCGGCCGGTCGCTGA
- the pdxS gene encoding pyridoxal 5'-phosphate synthase lyase subunit PdxS translates to MRSYVSSTPTSADQPQIGTARVKRGMAEQLKGGVIMDVVNAEQAKIAEDAGAVAVMALERVPADIRKDGGVARMSDPNMIEEIIAAVSIPVMAKSRIGHFVEAQVLQSLGVDYIDESEVLTPADEVNHSDKWAFTTPFVCGATNLGEALRRIAEGAAMIRSKGEAGTGNVVEAVRHLRQIKNEIAKLRGFDNNELYAAAKELRAPYELVREVAELGKLPVVLFSAGGVATPADAALMRQLGAEGVFVGSGIFKSGDPAKRAAAIVKATTFYDDPKIIADASRNLGEAMVGINCDTLPETERYANRGW, encoded by the coding sequence GTGAGGTCTTACGTGTCCAGCACCCCCACTTCCGCAGACCAGCCGCAGATCGGCACCGCCCGGGTCAAGCGCGGCATGGCCGAGCAGCTCAAGGGCGGTGTGATCATGGACGTGGTCAACGCCGAGCAGGCGAAGATCGCCGAGGACGCCGGTGCGGTCGCCGTCATGGCGCTGGAGCGCGTCCCCGCCGACATCCGCAAGGACGGCGGCGTGGCCCGGATGTCCGACCCGAACATGATCGAGGAGATCATCGCCGCGGTCTCCATCCCGGTGATGGCCAAGTCCCGCATCGGCCACTTCGTCGAGGCCCAGGTCCTGCAGTCGCTCGGCGTCGACTACATCGACGAGTCCGAGGTGCTGACCCCGGCCGACGAGGTCAACCACTCCGACAAGTGGGCGTTCACCACCCCCTTCGTCTGCGGCGCCACCAACCTCGGTGAGGCGCTGCGCCGGATCGCCGAGGGTGCGGCCATGATCCGCTCCAAGGGCGAGGCCGGCACCGGCAACGTGGTCGAGGCCGTCCGCCACCTGCGCCAGATCAAGAACGAGATCGCCAAGCTGCGCGGCTTCGACAACAACGAGCTGTACGCCGCCGCCAAGGAGCTGCGCGCCCCGTACGAGCTGGTCCGCGAGGTCGCCGAGCTGGGCAAGCTCCCGGTGGTGCTGTTCTCCGCCGGTGGCGTGGCCACCCCGGCCGACGCCGCGCTGATGCGCCAGCTCGGCGCCGAGGGCGTGTTCGTCGGCTCCGGCATCTTCAAGTCGGGCGACCCGGCGAAGCGCGCCGCCGCCATCGTGAAGGCCACCACCTTCTACGACGACCCGAAGATCATCGCGGACGCCTCCCGCAACCTGGGCGAGGCCATGGTCGGCATCAACTGCGACACCCTGCCGGAGACCGAGCGCTACGCCAACCGCGGCTGGTAA
- a CDS encoding 5-carboxymethyl-2-hydroxymuconate Delta-isomerase has protein sequence MPLITVDYTDRLADSFDRRGFGLALNRLAVKLLDARPTACKTRFRRTEEAVVGADAETFALVAIEFAIFPGRTAEAKAALSEAVLAALPEYLGTVVGPVQATVAVGELDSAAYRSATLGG, from the coding sequence ATGCCGCTGATCACCGTCGACTACACCGACCGGCTCGCCGACTCCTTCGACCGGCGCGGGTTCGGGCTGGCGCTGAACCGGCTGGCGGTGAAGCTGCTGGACGCCAGGCCGACCGCGTGCAAGACCCGGTTCCGGCGCACCGAGGAGGCGGTGGTCGGCGCGGACGCGGAGACCTTCGCGCTGGTCGCGATCGAGTTCGCGATCTTCCCCGGGCGCACGGCGGAGGCCAAGGCCGCGCTGAGCGAGGCGGTGCTGGCCGCGCTGCCGGAGTACCTGGGCACCGTCGTGGGGCCGGTGCAGGCCACCGTCGCGGTCGGCGAACTCGACAGCGCCGCCTACCGCTCGGCGACCCTCGGCGGCTGA
- a CDS encoding glycosyltransferase family 4 protein → MRIGVVCPYDWDVPGGVQFHIRDLAEHLIRLGHQVSVLAPAEDEDALPPYVVSAGRAVAVPYNGSVARLSFGILSAARVRRWLREGRFDVLHVHEPNSPSLSMLAAWAASGPMVGTFHTSNPRSRAMIAASPILQPGLEKMSGRIAVSEYARRTLVEHLGGDAVVIPNGVDVRFFADAEPDPRWQGDAAGGGPGTIGFIGRINEPRKGLPTLLAALPRILAERPGVRLLVAGKGDEEEAVEGLSAEVRAQVEFLGMVSDRDKARLLRSVDLYVAPNTGGESFGIILVEAMSAGAPVLASDLDAFRQVLDGGAAGELFPVEDADALAAAAVKLLGSPERLLSLREAASRHVRRFDWETVGAEVLSVYETVTDGRPPVAEAEPSGWRTRLGR, encoded by the coding sequence ATGAGGATCGGCGTGGTCTGCCCGTACGACTGGGACGTGCCAGGCGGGGTGCAGTTCCACATCCGGGACCTGGCCGAGCACCTGATCCGGCTGGGCCACCAGGTGTCGGTGCTGGCCCCGGCCGAGGACGAGGACGCGCTGCCGCCGTACGTGGTGTCCGCGGGGCGGGCCGTCGCGGTGCCGTACAACGGCTCGGTGGCGCGGCTCAGCTTCGGGATCCTGTCGGCGGCGCGGGTGCGGCGCTGGCTGCGCGAGGGCCGGTTCGACGTGCTGCACGTGCACGAGCCGAACTCGCCGTCGCTGTCGATGCTGGCCGCGTGGGCGGCGTCCGGGCCGATGGTCGGGACGTTCCACACCTCCAACCCGCGCTCGCGGGCGATGATCGCGGCCTCGCCGATCCTGCAGCCCGGCCTGGAGAAGATGTCGGGCCGGATCGCGGTGTCCGAGTACGCCCGCCGCACCCTGGTCGAGCACCTGGGCGGCGACGCGGTGGTCATCCCGAACGGGGTCGACGTGCGGTTCTTCGCCGACGCCGAGCCCGACCCGCGCTGGCAGGGCGACGCGGCCGGCGGCGGCCCGGGAACCATCGGCTTCATCGGCCGGATCAACGAGCCCCGCAAGGGCCTGCCGACGCTGCTCGCCGCGCTGCCCCGGATCCTCGCCGAACGCCCGGGCGTGCGGCTGCTGGTGGCCGGCAAGGGCGACGAGGAGGAGGCCGTCGAGGGCCTGTCCGCCGAGGTCCGTGCCCAGGTCGAGTTCCTCGGCATGGTCTCCGACCGCGACAAGGCCAGGCTGCTGCGCAGCGTCGACCTGTACGTGGCCCCGAACACCGGCGGCGAGTCCTTCGGCATCATCCTGGTCGAGGCGATGTCGGCCGGCGCCCCGGTGCTGGCCAGCGACCTGGACGCGTTCCGCCAGGTGCTGGACGGCGGCGCGGCCGGCGAGCTGTTCCCGGTCGAGGACGCCGACGCGCTGGCCGCCGCCGCGGTGAAGCTGCTCGGCAGCCCCGAGCGGCTGCTGTCGCTGCGCGAGGCCGCGTCCCGGCACGTGCGGCGCTTCGACTGGGAGACCGTCGGCGCCGAGGTGCTGTCGGTGTACGAGACGGTGACCGACGGGCGTCCGCCGGTGGCCGAGGCCGAACCGTCCGGCTGGCGCACCCGACTGGGCCGCTGA
- a CDS encoding phosphatidylinositol mannoside acyltransferase, whose protein sequence is MKERLVDAAYAAGWAGLKHLPEPVARGLFNAIAEVAWRRQGKGVRQLEANLSRVHPDADAGRLRELSRAGMRSYMRYWMESFRLPTWSRDRIAAAITVKNIEELNEAMASGRGAVLALPHMANWDLAGAWIASAGGFPFTTVAERLKPESLFDRFVAYRESLGMEVLALTGSDISVVGTLARRLREGKLVCLVGDRDLSEAGIQVDFFGEPTRMPAGPAALAQRTGAALFPVSLWYDGSMLRAEVHPEVKPAGEGPRQEQAAAMTQAMADVWAEAIREHAVDWHMLQKLWLADLTPRRAAS, encoded by the coding sequence GTGAAGGAACGGTTGGTCGACGCCGCCTACGCGGCCGGTTGGGCGGGGCTGAAGCACCTGCCGGAGCCGGTCGCCCGCGGCCTGTTCAACGCCATCGCCGAGGTGGCGTGGCGGCGGCAGGGCAAGGGGGTGCGGCAGCTGGAGGCCAACCTGTCGCGGGTCCACCCGGACGCGGACGCCGGCCGGCTGCGGGAGCTGTCCCGGGCCGGGATGCGGTCCTACATGCGGTACTGGATGGAGTCGTTCCGGCTGCCGACCTGGAGTCGGGACCGGATCGCCGCGGCCATAACGGTCAAGAACATCGAGGAGCTGAACGAGGCGATGGCGTCCGGCCGCGGCGCGGTCCTGGCGCTGCCGCACATGGCGAACTGGGACCTGGCGGGCGCATGGATCGCGTCCGCGGGCGGCTTCCCGTTCACCACGGTCGCCGAGCGGTTGAAGCCGGAGTCGCTGTTCGACCGGTTCGTGGCGTACCGGGAGAGCCTCGGGATGGAGGTGCTGGCGCTGACCGGTTCCGACATCTCGGTGGTCGGGACGCTGGCCCGGCGGCTGCGCGAGGGCAAGCTGGTGTGCCTGGTCGGTGACCGGGACCTGTCCGAGGCGGGCATCCAGGTGGACTTCTTCGGCGAGCCGACCCGGATGCCGGCCGGCCCGGCGGCGCTCGCCCAGCGCACCGGGGCGGCGCTGTTCCCGGTGTCGCTCTGGTACGACGGCTCGATGCTGCGCGCCGAGGTGCACCCCGAGGTGAAGCCGGCCGGCGAGGGCCCGCGGCAGGAGCAGGCCGCGGCGATGACCCAGGCCATGGCGGACGTGTGGGCGGAGGCGATCCGCGAGCACGCGGTGGACTGGCACATGCTGCAGAAGCTGTGGCTGGCCGACCTGACGCCCCGTCGGGCGGCGTCATGA